Proteins encoded in a region of the Streptomyces sp. NBC_01471 genome:
- a CDS encoding TIGR00730 family Rossman fold protein — translation MGNPEGAPAPEEQRLGPVVRRRDQVQPGTTDQRLLDTTEKGSADWLHTDPWRVMRIQSEFVEGFGALAELPSAISVFGSARTRAGSPEYEAGVRIGRALVEAGFAVITGGGPGAMEAANRGAREANGVSVGLGIELPFEQGLNQHVDIGVNFRYFFVRKTMFVKYAQGFVVLPGGLGTLDELFEALTLVQTRKVTRFPIVLFGTEYWGGLVDWLRGTVVAQGKASERDLLLFHVTDDVDEAVALVTKETGL, via the coding sequence ATGGGCAACCCTGAAGGAGCACCGGCGCCGGAGGAACAGCGGCTCGGCCCGGTGGTGCGCCGCCGGGACCAGGTTCAGCCCGGCACCACCGACCAGCGGCTGCTCGACACCACGGAGAAGGGCTCAGCGGACTGGCTGCACACCGACCCCTGGCGGGTCATGCGCATCCAGTCGGAGTTCGTGGAGGGCTTCGGCGCACTGGCCGAACTGCCCAGCGCGATCAGCGTGTTCGGGTCGGCCCGTACCAGGGCGGGTTCGCCGGAGTACGAGGCGGGAGTACGGATCGGACGCGCGCTGGTCGAAGCGGGCTTCGCGGTGATCACCGGCGGCGGCCCCGGCGCCATGGAGGCGGCGAACAGGGGCGCCAGGGAGGCCAACGGCGTCTCGGTCGGCCTCGGGATCGAGCTGCCCTTCGAGCAGGGCCTCAACCAGCACGTCGACATCGGGGTGAACTTCCGCTACTTCTTCGTCCGCAAGACGATGTTCGTGAAGTACGCGCAGGGCTTCGTGGTCCTGCCGGGCGGACTCGGCACCCTGGACGAGCTGTTCGAAGCGCTGACCCTGGTCCAGACGCGCAAGGTGACCCGGTTCCCGATCGTGCTCTTCGGCACGGAGTACTGGGGCGGCCTGGTCGACTGGCTGCGCGGCACGGTGGTGGCGCAGGGCAAGGCCTCGGAGCGCGATCTGCTGCTGTTCCACGTCACGGACGACGTGGACGAGGCGGTGGCCCTGGTGACCAAGGAGACGGGGCTGTAG
- the dapE gene encoding succinyl-diaminopimelate desuccinylase has translation MSETPLDLTLDAPALTAQLVDFPSVSGTEKPLADAVEEALRALPHLTVDRFGNNVVARTHLGRAERVVLAGHLDTVPIADNVPSRLDENGVLWGCGSCDMKSGVAVQLRIAATVPEPNRDLTFVFYDNEEVAAELNGLKHVSEAHPDWLTADFAVLLESSDGEVEGGCQGTLRVILRTKGERSHSARAWMGSNAIHSAAPILAKLAAYEPRKPVIDGLEFHEGLNAVRIEGGVANNVIPDACTVVVNFRYAPDRSEEQALAYVKEFFADCDIEEFVVDDHTGGALPGLSHPAAAAFMAAVGGEARPKFGWTDVSRFSALGVPAVNYGPGNPLLAHKRDERVEITRISQTEERLRSWLTA, from the coding sequence ATGTCAGAGACCCCGCTTGACCTCACACTCGACGCCCCGGCCCTGACCGCACAGCTGGTCGACTTCCCGTCCGTGAGCGGTACCGAGAAGCCCCTCGCCGACGCGGTCGAGGAGGCGCTGAGGGCGCTGCCGCACCTGACCGTCGACCGGTTCGGCAACAACGTCGTCGCCCGGACGCACCTCGGCCGCGCCGAGCGGGTCGTGCTGGCCGGACACCTCGACACCGTGCCGATCGCGGACAACGTCCCGTCGCGGCTCGACGAGAACGGCGTCCTGTGGGGCTGCGGCAGCTGTGACATGAAGTCGGGCGTCGCCGTGCAGCTGCGGATCGCGGCGACCGTGCCCGAGCCCAACCGGGACCTCACCTTCGTCTTCTACGACAACGAAGAGGTCGCGGCCGAACTCAACGGCCTCAAGCACGTGTCCGAGGCGCACCCCGACTGGCTCACGGCGGACTTCGCCGTGCTGCTCGAATCCTCCGACGGTGAGGTCGAGGGCGGCTGTCAGGGCACGCTCCGGGTCATCCTGCGCACCAAGGGCGAGCGCTCCCACTCGGCGCGCGCCTGGATGGGGTCCAACGCGATCCACTCGGCCGCCCCGATCCTGGCGAAGCTGGCCGCGTACGAGCCGCGCAAGCCGGTGATCGACGGCCTGGAGTTCCACGAGGGCCTGAACGCCGTCCGGATCGAGGGCGGCGTGGCCAACAACGTCATCCCGGACGCCTGCACGGTGGTGGTCAACTTCCGTTACGCGCCCGACCGCAGCGAGGAACAGGCGCTGGCGTACGTCAAGGAGTTCTTCGCCGACTGCGACATCGAGGAGTTCGTCGTCGACGACCACACCGGCGGTGCGCTGCCCGGTCTCTCGCATCCGGCGGCGGCGGCCTTCATGGCGGCGGTCGGCGGCGAGGCCCGACCGAAGTTCGGCTGGACGGACGTGTCGCGCTTCAGCGCGCTCGGCGTGCCCGCGGTGAACTACGGACCGGGCAACCCGCTGCTCGCGCACAAGCGCGACGAGCGGGTCGAGATCACGCGGATCTCGCAGACCGAGGAACGACTCCGCTCCTGGCTGACGGCCTGA
- a CDS encoding ATP-binding protein → MSLSLTRRIARTALLIAAGAAPVVGAAGVASAAELPQTPNLGGVTALDGAGLGNSVDSAARTTTGMAGDAGSKAVKKAVPAAGKTVGAVGKTAAPAAQKAAGDTAGSAGTLVGGTAQGVGGGLPSAGKLPVNGLPLGR, encoded by the coding sequence ATGTCCCTCTCCCTGACCCGTCGGATCGCCCGTACCGCGCTGCTGATCGCGGCGGGCGCGGCCCCCGTGGTCGGTGCGGCCGGCGTCGCAAGCGCCGCGGAACTCCCGCAGACCCCGAACCTGGGCGGCGTGACCGCCCTCGACGGCGCCGGCCTGGGCAACTCCGTCGACAGCGCGGCCCGGACGACCACCGGCATGGCCGGTGACGCCGGCAGCAAGGCCGTCAAGAAGGCCGTGCCGGCCGCGGGCAAGACGGTCGGCGCCGTCGGCAAGACCGCCGCCCCGGCCGCCCAGAAGGCCGCGGGCGACACCGCGGGCAGCGCCGGCACCCTGGTCGGCGGGACCGCGCAGGGCGTCGGCGGCGGCCTGCCGTCCGCGGGCAAGCTGCCGGTCAACGGCCTGCCGCTCGGCCGCTAG
- the dapC gene encoding succinyldiaminopimelate transaminase, producing MSALSSRLPAFPWDKLEPYKATATAHPDGIVDLSVGTPVDPVPPIVRDALVAAADSPGYPTVWGTPGLRDAISGWCERRLGAREVAHTNVLPVVGSKELVAWLPTQLGLGSGDRVAYPRLAYPTYEVGARLCGAEPVVYDDPTELDPEGLRLLWLNSPSNPTGEVLGRDELVRIVAWAREHGVLIASDECYFELGWEAEPVSVLHPDVCGGTYEGLIAVHSLSKRSNLAGYRAAFIAGDSAVLGELLQIRKHGGMMTAAPVQAAVVAALGDDAHVTEQRERYLARRTALRTALEARGFRIEHSEASLYLWATRDEPCWDTVAHLAELGILVAPGDFYGVAGERFVRVALTATDERVAAAVKRLGEK from the coding sequence GTGTCCGCACTCTCATCGCGTCTCCCCGCCTTCCCCTGGGACAAGCTGGAGCCGTACAAGGCGACGGCCACCGCCCATCCGGACGGCATCGTGGACCTCTCGGTCGGCACGCCGGTCGACCCGGTCCCCCCGATCGTGCGCGACGCGCTCGTCGCGGCTGCCGACTCGCCGGGGTATCCGACGGTGTGGGGGACCCCCGGGCTGCGCGACGCGATCAGCGGCTGGTGCGAGCGCAGGCTCGGCGCGCGCGAGGTGGCACACACCAACGTGCTGCCCGTCGTCGGCTCCAAGGAGCTGGTGGCCTGGCTGCCCACGCAGCTCGGCCTGGGGTCCGGTGACCGGGTGGCGTACCCGCGGCTCGCCTACCCGACGTACGAGGTGGGCGCGCGGCTCTGCGGCGCGGAGCCGGTCGTGTACGACGACCCGACGGAGCTGGACCCCGAGGGGCTCAGGCTGCTCTGGCTCAACTCGCCGTCGAACCCGACCGGCGAGGTCCTCGGCCGGGACGAGCTGGTCCGGATCGTCGCCTGGGCGCGGGAGCACGGCGTCCTCATCGCGAGCGACGAGTGCTACTTCGAGCTGGGCTGGGAGGCCGAGCCGGTCTCCGTGCTGCACCCGGATGTCTGCGGCGGTACGTACGAGGGCCTGATCGCCGTCCACTCGCTCTCCAAGCGCTCCAACCTGGCGGGCTACCGCGCCGCGTTCATCGCGGGCGACTCCGCCGTGCTCGGCGAGCTGCTGCAGATCCGCAAGCACGGCGGGATGATGACGGCCGCGCCCGTACAGGCCGCGGTGGTCGCCGCGCTCGGCGACGACGCCCACGTGACGGAGCAGCGGGAGCGGTACCTGGCCCGGCGCACCGCCCTGCGGACCGCACTGGAGGCGCGCGGCTTCCGGATCGAGCACAGCGAGGCCAGCCTCTACCTGTGGGCGACCCGCGACGAGCCGTGCTGGGACACCGTCGCCCACCTCGCCGAGCTGGGCATCCTGGTGGCGCCCGGTGACTTCTACGGGGTGGCGGGCGAGCGCTTCGTCCGGGTCGCGCTGACGGCCACGGACGAGCGGGTGGCCGCCGCGGTGAAGCGGCTGGGCGAGAAGTAG
- the fdxA gene encoding ferredoxin yields the protein MTYVIAQPCVDVKDKACIEECPVDCIYEGSRSLYIHPDECVDCGACEPVCPVEAIFYEDDTPEEWKDYYKANVEYFDELGSPGGASKLGLIERDHPFIAALPPQNG from the coding sequence GTGACTTACGTCATCGCGCAGCCTTGTGTCGACGTCAAGGACAAGGCGTGCATCGAGGAGTGCCCCGTCGACTGCATCTACGAGGGCTCCCGGTCCTTGTACATCCACCCGGACGAATGCGTCGACTGTGGTGCCTGTGAGCCGGTCTGTCCGGTGGAAGCGATCTTCTACGAGGACGACACCCCGGAGGAGTGGAAGGACTACTACAAGGCGAACGTCGAATACTTCGACGAGCTCGGCTCGCCCGGTGGCGCCTCCAAGCTCGGCCTGATCGAGCGCGACCACCCCTTCATTGCGGCGCTGCCTCCGCAGAACGGCTGA
- a CDS encoding GNAT family N-acetyltransferase, with the protein MEFTTGGRLEVRITPVDVGKRVSVRQLTDEAPPGSKFTDTVGVLTSWDAGVLSITPRSGVSVRIPESALVAGKTVPPAPARRRGPSATFPELARTMARAWQPAESEQLGDWQLRAAAGFTRRANSVLPLGDPGRPLDEALDQVTAWYAERGLPARLQLSSGAEATQETLAAALEGRGWTREVSTRVLTGALAPLGDPARPLEETVDRVTLSRSCDTSWLNRYQRFSAPDPAILKVLSSGPSTWFASVPGSDGVPVAIGRGVTDGRWAGFMAVEVDPAARRQGLATAVMTALARRALDEGASAAWLQVEENNGGAGALYEGMGFRTHHRYHYYRPHIPTA; encoded by the coding sequence GTGGAATTCACTACCGGCGGACGGCTCGAGGTCCGAATTACACCTGTTGACGTGGGCAAACGGGTATCAGTCAGGCAGCTGACCGATGAGGCCCCACCAGGCTCGAAATTCACCGACACGGTGGGTGTTCTCACATCATGGGACGCGGGTGTGCTGTCCATCACACCGCGGTCGGGCGTGTCGGTGCGGATCCCGGAATCGGCGCTCGTCGCGGGGAAGACCGTGCCCCCGGCGCCCGCGCGCAGACGGGGCCCGTCGGCGACCTTCCCCGAACTCGCGCGGACCATGGCACGCGCCTGGCAGCCGGCGGAGAGCGAGCAGCTCGGCGACTGGCAGCTGCGGGCCGCCGCCGGCTTCACCCGCCGCGCCAACTCCGTACTGCCGCTCGGCGATCCGGGCCGCCCGCTGGACGAGGCACTGGACCAGGTGACCGCGTGGTACGCGGAGCGCGGCCTGCCCGCCCGTCTCCAGCTCTCCAGCGGGGCCGAGGCCACCCAGGAGACTCTCGCCGCCGCTCTCGAAGGGCGCGGCTGGACCCGCGAGGTGAGCACGCGGGTCCTGACCGGGGCGCTGGCCCCGCTGGGCGACCCGGCCCGCCCGCTGGAGGAGACGGTCGACCGGGTCACGCTCTCCCGTTCCTGCGACACCTCCTGGCTCAACCGCTACCAGCGTTTCAGTGCCCCGGATCCGGCCATTCTGAAAGTGCTCAGCAGCGGCCCCTCGACCTGGTTCGCCTCGGTCCCCGGGTCTGACGGGGTCCCCGTGGCGATCGGCCGCGGTGTGACCGACGGCCGGTGGGCGGGGTTCATGGCCGTGGAGGTCGACCCTGCGGCCCGCCGCCAAGGGCTGGCGACCGCGGTCATGACCGCGCTGGCCCGCCGGGCGCTCGACGAGGGCGCGTCGGCGGCCTGGCTCCAGGTCGAGGAGAACAACGGCGGGGCCGGTGCGCTCTACGAGGGCATGGGCTTCCGGACCCACCACCGGTACCACTACTACCGGCCGCACATCCCCACGGCATAG
- a CDS encoding transglutaminase-like domain-containing protein → MDEQSTDWRRQFAEEARAERPDLALLCLLVGTEADPSLGQDGIDRAQIELDRLAGLLPYGVTGTRAWATALGELLGVQHDFRGGAAEYQRLESSLLHEVLRRRRGLPILLSVVWTEVARRAGAPVYGVALPGHFVVGFGDPSGPPDEQVLADPFGGGRLLSGEDAGALVAGATGAPFDPSMLAPADPLEIILRVLNNIRAWAAARPERTDVQLWAVELSLLLPSHPARLRYEHAQLLVERGDFVRGAVEMEEYAEVVAAVDPGTAETVRGRARSARAMLN, encoded by the coding sequence ATGGACGAGCAATCCACCGACTGGCGGCGGCAGTTCGCCGAGGAGGCCCGCGCCGAGCGGCCCGATCTCGCCCTGCTGTGCCTGCTGGTGGGCACGGAGGCCGATCCCTCACTCGGCCAGGACGGCATCGACAGGGCCCAGATCGAACTGGACCGGCTGGCGGGCCTGCTGCCGTACGGCGTGACCGGTACCCGCGCCTGGGCCACCGCACTCGGTGAACTCCTCGGCGTGCAGCACGACTTCAGGGGCGGCGCAGCCGAATACCAGCGGCTGGAGTCCTCACTGCTGCACGAGGTGCTGCGGCGCAGGCGCGGACTGCCGATCCTGCTCTCGGTGGTCTGGACCGAGGTCGCGCGGCGGGCCGGGGCCCCGGTGTACGGGGTGGCGCTGCCGGGCCACTTCGTCGTCGGCTTCGGCGATCCGTCGGGCCCGCCGGACGAGCAGGTGCTCGCCGATCCCTTCGGGGGCGGCCGGCTGCTGAGCGGCGAGGACGCGGGCGCCCTGGTCGCCGGAGCGACCGGTGCGCCCTTCGACCCGTCCATGCTCGCCCCGGCGGATCCGCTGGAGATCATCCTGCGGGTCCTGAACAACATCCGCGCCTGGGCGGCGGCCCGCCCGGAGCGCACGGACGTCCAGCTCTGGGCGGTCGAACTCTCTCTGCTGCTGCCCTCCCACCCGGCACGCCTGCGCTACGAGCACGCCCAGCTGCTGGTCGAGCGGGGCGACTTCGTGCGCGGCGCGGTGGAGATGGAGGAGTACGCGGAGGTGGTCGCCGCGGTCGACCCGGGAACGGCCGAGACGGTACGCGGACGGGCGAGGTCGGCGCGCGCGATGCTCAACTGA
- a CDS encoding AraC family transcriptional regulator, with protein sequence MVSEQEVSAWRPAVAGVVEVFHAHFTEHAYPMHVHDAWTLLIVDDGAVRYDLDRHEHGTPHDTVSLLPPQVPHNGSPATPRGFRKRVLYLDMTQLDAGYIGAAVDRPDLVDPVLRSRVGRLHTALASPGDELEAESRLALISERLRGHLRPGSAAGRPAEDGRSVADRLRALLDERLVQGVTLQEAAAQVHAHPAHLVRAFSAAFGITPHQYLTSRRVDRARGLLLEGQRPGEVAVATGFYDQSHLTRHFKRVVGIAPGRYARTGPAR encoded by the coding sequence ATGGTGTCTGAGCAGGAGGTCTCCGCCTGGCGACCGGCCGTCGCGGGTGTCGTGGAGGTCTTCCATGCCCACTTCACCGAGCACGCCTACCCGATGCACGTCCATGACGCCTGGACCCTGCTGATCGTCGACGACGGCGCGGTGCGCTACGACCTCGACCGTCATGAGCACGGCACCCCGCACGACACCGTCTCGCTGCTGCCTCCGCAGGTGCCCCACAACGGTTCGCCCGCCACCCCGCGCGGCTTCCGCAAGCGGGTGCTCTATCTGGACATGACACAGCTGGACGCCGGGTACATCGGCGCCGCAGTCGACCGTCCCGATCTGGTCGACCCGGTGCTGCGCAGCCGCGTCGGCCGGCTGCACACGGCCCTGGCCTCACCGGGCGACGAGCTGGAGGCGGAGAGCCGCCTGGCCCTGATCAGCGAGCGGCTGCGCGGGCATCTGCGCCCCGGCAGCGCGGCCGGACGCCCGGCCGAGGACGGCAGGTCCGTCGCGGACCGGCTGCGGGCGCTGCTCGACGAACGGCTGGTCCAGGGGGTGACGCTGCAGGAGGCCGCCGCGCAGGTGCACGCCCATCCCGCCCATCTGGTACGGGCGTTCAGCGCCGCCTTCGGTATCACCCCGCACCAGTACCTGACGTCCCGCCGGGTCGACCGGGCCCGTGGGCTGCTGCTCGAAGGGCAGCGGCCCGGCGAGGTGGCCGTGGCCACCGGGTTCTACGACCAGTCGCATCTGACGCGGCACTTCAAGCGCGTCGTGGGCATCGCGCCGGGCCGGTACGCCCGTACCGGACCGGCCCGGTGA
- a CDS encoding DUF2000 domain-containing protein, with product MRTETAPTATAPGHSAPDHAVPDHADDSPAGSARDGAPVRFDTKIAVLLHEDLATWQRLNVTAFLVSGLGATVPEVIGGPYADADGTAYLPMFRQPVLVFEGTGETLTTAHSRALSRALPRAVFTRDLFSTGNDRDNRAAVRAVGRDRLDLVGLAVYGPRNAVDKVLKGARMHP from the coding sequence ATGAGAACCGAGACTGCCCCCACCGCCACCGCGCCCGGCCACAGCGCTCCTGACCACGCCGTTCCCGACCACGCCGACGACAGCCCGGCGGGCAGCGCCCGCGACGGCGCACCGGTCCGCTTCGACACCAAGATCGCCGTGCTGCTGCACGAGGACCTGGCGACCTGGCAGCGGCTGAACGTCACCGCCTTCCTGGTCAGCGGTCTCGGCGCCACGGTGCCCGAGGTGATCGGCGGACCGTACGCCGACGCCGACGGCACCGCCTATCTGCCGATGTTCCGGCAGCCCGTGCTGGTCTTCGAGGGCACCGGCGAGACGCTCACCACCGCGCACTCCCGGGCGCTGTCCCGCGCACTCCCCCGGGCCGTCTTCACCCGCGACCTGTTCAGTACGGGCAACGACCGGGACAACCGGGCCGCGGTCCGGGCGGTCGGGCGCGACCGGCTCGATCTGGTGGGGCTGGCGGTGTACGGACCGCGCAACGCGGTGGACAAGGTGCTCAAGGGAGCACGGATGCACCCGTAG
- a CDS encoding response regulator transcription factor, whose amino-acid sequence MIRLLLAEDQAMVREALAALLGLEPDIEVVAQVARGDEVLAAARAHAVDVALLDIEMPGMTGIEAAAQLQRELPALKVVVLTTFGRPGYLRRAMESGAHAFLVKDAPASQLASAVRKVLGGERVIDPTLAAAALSDGANPLTDRERDVLRAAADGSTNAELAAALHLSQGTVRNYLSTAIQKLTARNRAEAVRIAREKGWL is encoded by the coding sequence ATGATCAGGCTCTTGCTCGCCGAGGACCAGGCCATGGTCCGGGAGGCCCTGGCCGCGCTGCTCGGCCTGGAGCCGGACATCGAGGTCGTGGCCCAGGTGGCCCGCGGCGACGAGGTCCTGGCCGCCGCCCGGGCCCACGCCGTGGATGTCGCGCTGCTCGACATCGAGATGCCGGGCATGACCGGCATCGAGGCGGCGGCCCAGCTCCAGCGTGAACTGCCCGCGCTCAAGGTCGTCGTCCTGACGACCTTCGGCCGCCCCGGCTATCTGCGCCGGGCCATGGAGTCCGGCGCCCACGCCTTCCTGGTCAAGGACGCCCCCGCGTCCCAGCTGGCCTCCGCGGTACGGAAGGTCCTCGGCGGCGAGCGGGTCATCGACCCGACCCTGGCGGCCGCGGCGCTCTCGGACGGGGCGAACCCGCTGACGGACCGTGAGCGCGACGTGCTGCGCGCGGCGGCGGACGGCTCGACCAACGCGGAACTGGCGGCGGCGCTGCACCTGTCGCAGGGCACCGTCCGCAACTACCTCTCGACGGCGATCCAGAAACTGACCGCCCGCAACCGGGCCGAGGCGGTGCGGATCGCCCGCGAGAAGGGCTGGCTCTGA
- a CDS encoding sensor histidine kinase yields MNQERAIGIGRAPQNTRDAARKMLWIGIWLIFLSTPLNALLDGRYSAAGQALGWTGLIVFVGLYLVMVFRNTSRTLAPPVIHTTLAALGVIAIGLNLALGSPWLVLFVYVAVNCGAVLSLRRATWGILGATALMCLLSLRADDPPGLVGPLLVPALLGGFAMTGVRQLIRTTVELKEARATVAQLAANEERLRMARDLHDLLGHSLSLITLKSELAGRMLPDHPGQAAAQVADIEQVSREALTDVREAVTGYRRPTLPGELAGARTALAAAGITADVPADVPEDCRTGDLDEDQEAALAWALREGITNVVRHSAARHCTVTLSSRQTLDGRRLELMVRDDGRNAVAGPHGNGLTGLAERLATAGGTLDTRAGPGFTLTARVPLGSGA; encoded by the coding sequence GTGAACCAGGAACGAGCGATCGGTATCGGAAGAGCGCCCCAGAACACCCGGGATGCCGCCAGGAAGATGCTCTGGATCGGCATCTGGCTGATCTTCCTGAGCACCCCGCTGAACGCCCTGCTCGACGGCCGCTACTCGGCTGCCGGGCAGGCGCTCGGCTGGACCGGGCTGATCGTCTTCGTCGGCCTGTACCTCGTCATGGTCTTCCGGAACACCAGCCGCACGCTCGCGCCGCCGGTGATCCACACCACCCTGGCCGCCCTCGGCGTCATCGCCATCGGGCTCAACCTCGCCCTCGGCTCCCCCTGGCTCGTGCTCTTCGTCTACGTGGCGGTGAACTGCGGCGCGGTCCTGTCGCTGCGCAGGGCGACCTGGGGCATCCTCGGGGCCACGGCGCTGATGTGCCTCCTCTCGCTCCGCGCCGACGATCCGCCGGGGCTCGTCGGGCCGCTGCTCGTCCCGGCCCTGCTCGGCGGATTCGCGATGACCGGGGTGCGGCAGCTGATCCGTACGACGGTCGAGCTGAAGGAGGCCCGCGCCACGGTCGCCCAGCTCGCCGCCAACGAGGAGCGGCTGCGCATGGCCCGCGACCTGCACGACCTCCTCGGCCACTCGCTGTCGCTGATCACCCTCAAGTCCGAGCTGGCAGGCCGGATGCTCCCGGACCACCCGGGGCAGGCGGCCGCCCAGGTCGCGGACATCGAGCAGGTCAGCAGAGAGGCGCTGACGGACGTCCGGGAAGCGGTCACCGGCTACCGCCGCCCCACCCTGCCCGGCGAGCTGGCGGGGGCCCGCACCGCCCTCGCCGCCGCGGGCATCACGGCGGACGTGCCCGCCGACGTGCCCGAGGACTGCCGTACCGGCGATCTGGACGAGGACCAGGAGGCCGCCCTGGCCTGGGCGCTGCGGGAGGGCATCACCAACGTCGTACGCCACAGCGCGGCCCGCCACTGCACGGTCACGCTCAGCTCCCGGCAGACCCTGGACGGCCGCCGCCTCGAACTCATGGTGCGTGACGACGGCAGAAACGCCGTGGCGGGCCCGCACGGCAACGGGCTCACCGGCCTGGCCGAGCGTCTCGCCACGGCGGGCGGCACGCTCGATACGCGGGCCGGTCCCGGCTTCACGCTCACCGCCCGGGTCCCCCTAGGATCCGGTGCATGA